From the genome of Solanum lycopersicum chromosome 7, SLM_r2.1:
tgcagattgttcgtgatagaaaggccaagaaattggtattatcacaagagaagtacattcagaaagtacttcgcagattcagcatggataaagctaaggttgtcagtacacctttagctatgcacttcaaattgagcacgaaacagtgtccttctagtgatgatgagaaggaagatatgaagaaagttccttatgcttcagctgttggtagtttgatgtatgcgatggtttgtacaagaccggatattgctcacgctgttggagttgttagccgttttctttctaatccgggaagagaacattggaatgttgtgaagtgggttatgagatatctctgtggcacttctagtctgagtttgtgttttggtacagggaagcctattctttgtggttatactgattcagacatggctggtgatgttgatactcgcaagtctacttcagggtacttggttacttttgcagggggagctgtgtcttggcaatctaggttgcaaaaatgtgttgctctatctactacagaagctgagcttattgctatcgttgaagcttgtaaagaattgctttggatgaagagattcttgggggaacttggttgtgctcaagagaggtatgtgctttattgtgatagtcaaagtgctatacatcttggcaagaattctacgttccatggtcggtctaaatacattgatgtgagataccattggattcgagatgtgttggattctaagttgcttgagcttgaaaagattcatacaaatgacaatggttccgatatgatgactaaagctttgctaagagggaagtttgaagattgttgcatggtcgccggatagcggtctcctccacatactcgtgagggggagaattgttgggttatgggtcttttttcccttcctatgtggataaataaaagctcaatttggaccaacccatttttgcccataggcccattcttatgaggcaaatataagcctatttaggtcttattttcaaatacacagagagttttttagcggccaaaaagagagaaaaggagcagattttcgcagtcaaaattcagccctaacagccaacttcaaattacgattcccgcttcgtttcttgtccgattgagctgatttttggacagcatattatcttcgtctcaatctttgattaggaactgacagagttggatttggtggcctgcagcttcagttttgctgtcgtgaatagtagctgcgaaattggtgattttgctcctttaattctctagatttggtgcaatcttattttgttgttgctcgttgtttagcacttgttttgtggccaattttggagaacaatattgtaactcttggtgattatagtggagcttttggtcccgtggtttttttactcttcacatcgaagggttttccacgtaaatcttggtgtcttgtgtgattggtttatcattgccttgttatatttgtttgattgaattatttgctgccttactatcatattgtttgtggttgtttgtcttctcttggttcaaatcgaaaaggaaaaatatagacttgggtattcttccgctgttatcctgacctttgttagtgccttgtctttccaaCACAAAATTCTACTAAGattataaagatattttatacatttcacTATATACAACTTAAATTCTGTCATTATAAACTTTATGGTCCCTCAATATTGCAATCCATGAATGTGAAGTCACATAGTTGGAAGAAAATGAAGTTATTTTCAATGTGTTCCTCAGTTCCCACTAGCTCAGGGAAAAATTCAAACCAAAAATTCCTTTTAGCCAATGATATTAACTTATATATAACCACTCATGCTGCctcaataaatatttatatacctATTTTAACAATTGCACATCCCCACTGACTGTCACCAATTCTAAATATATCTTTGAATTCTTCTTCTCAAAACACAATTTAGTCAAACCGCATAATCTATCAATGTCATTGAAAAACTGGTGCTTTGTGGTCtgtatatttatttctaaaggCCCCAGTTCACTGAATGATGTACAGCAAAGTAGGACCTGAGTTTAACAAGCTTAATCAAATGCATTAGTTAAGAAATACTTACAACTTTCAGTATCCAACTTGTGTTGCCGTAGGCTGACAGCTAGCGTAAAATTTGTTAATTCATGATGAATGATGAATCATCGTAATATAGATTCATAAAGGGTTGTAGAATTCAAAGAGTACAAAATATGCTTAATTCTTGAAAAAGACTAGTAAAGTTTTCGTTATGCAGCTACTTCCTTGCCAATTCTTGACAGGAAAAACTCCTGCTCTATTActagatattatatattaactaGACTGACTTTGGAAAGTACTGAGGGGAAAGTTTACCGttcttgtttttgatttctGGCACGTTACAAGGAACTGATTCTTGGAGCATTTTCACCACTCTGTGCATTGAGGGGCGATTAGCTGGAGTCTGGTTAAGACAGCATAGACCAACATCAAGAACCTTGCATATATGTTTTTTGAAGCTGGAGTTTAGATTTGGATCGAGCAACTGATCAACTCCTTTCTCGTTCAACGTTGTGTGTACCCAAGTAGTTAGATCTTTCTCTCCGAATTCTGGACTGACTGGTCGTTTGCCTGTCACCAGCTCCAAAATGACCACTCCAAAGCTATATATGTCACTTTTTTCATTCACATGAAGAGTATATGCATACTCTGCAAACAATAAATTTCACTTATGTTAGTTTTTGTTACTTTGAAATGAAATTGCAATCTTTCCGAAAAATATAAGCTAGATGTGTTAATATATCGATAGAAATGACTAAAGCCAGTGATACAGTTTGGACAAAGCAATACCTGGAGCAATGTAACCACAGGAACCAGCAATTACAGACATGGATTCGACGCCACCTTTGCTGCCTGCTTTAACAATTTTTGCCACaccaaaatctgaaattttggcTCCAAACTCATCATCCAGCAATATGTTGTTTGACTTAACATCACGGTGAACAATTGGAGGAACACAACCATGGTGCAAATAAGAGAGCCCCTCAGCTGCATCTAAAGCTATCTTGAACCTCAACGGCCAATCCAACAATTTGGCCTTGCAACTGTGCAGCAAATCACCCAAACTTCCATTTGGCATGTACTCATATACCAAGAGCTTGCTATCCCCAGTATCGCAACAGCACCACAATTTCACAATATTCTTGTGCCTAATTTTACCCAGAGTTTCAACTTCAATTTCAAACTCGTCTTTATCAGACTCAAGAGCACCATACGGGGTTTCATCTTTAACTGTTCTCTCCCATAGCTTCTTGACAGCTACTGCCTCACCATTGCTTAGGACAGCTTTGTACACTCTTCCTGAAGCTCCATTGCCAATTACATTAGCTTCATCTAGGCCAACGGGTATTTCAAATTCACTAAATCCAAGCTTATGGAATGATGTCCACTTTGTCATAGTGTTTCCTTTTTTAATCTTCTTGAATTTCTGGTACTTCCAAATGAACATAGCAATCCCGACAAGGAAAACGAAGCCAGCAACTGTGTAGATAGCTCTCAAAGTCCATAAGTATCCTTCATGCTGTCCTCTACCTTTGGTAGCACAAAGACCAGCAACACCTTGACACAAACCTGGATTACCTCGAAAGCTGTCTCTATAAAGACCCTTATCAAAAACTGCAGGAATCATCCCTGACAGCTGATTGTTAGACAAATTTAGCTTATTAAGCTTCAAGCTTTGCAGACTAAGTGGGATTTCCCCTGAGAAGTAATTCCCAGAAAGATCAAGATAATTAAGCACTGGCAAAGTCCCAATTTGCTCCGGAATTTCCCCAGAAAATCCATTGTTTGCCAAGTCAAGCTCACTGAGTTGCTTCATTGTGTGAATTCCCAAGGGGATTTTCCCTGATAGCTCATTGAAACTAAGATCAAGGGTTCCTAACTGCCCTAGCTGCACTAATGTGTCTGGAAGTTCTCCCGTTAGCTCATTATGACTCGCGGAAAACTCAACTAAGTTCTTCAACTTTCCTACTTCACTAGGTATAACCCCTGAGAATTTGTTTCTTGATATTTGGAGGTTAGATAAATTTTTGGCACCAGAAATCATGTGTGATATATTTCCTGAAAATGCATTGCCAAAAAGGTCCAAGAGATAAACATGAGGCAAACTCCAAAAGTCAGTTGGGACTTCCCCGAATAGCTTATTAGACCGGAACCTGATCCTAAGTAAACTCCGGCAGTTGCCAAGACTGGCCGGAATATTCCCAGAGAACGaattatatataactataaGATCCTCTAAAGCTCCAATCTCACATAAACTTTCAGGAATTTTACCAGAAAATGTATTGTATGAAACATCAAGATACTGTAAAGCCGAGTTCTTCCCCAGTTCACTAGGCAATGAACCAGAAAATCTGTTAGAGAATAACTTCAGCTCATACAGATTCGGAGAGTTAGCTATACTTTCTGGAATAAGCCCCTCAAATTGATTCTcaaatagattgagtgactcaAGTGGCAGCTCACACAACTCATTAGGAATAGTCCCATTTAACTTGTTAGTCGATACATCGAATCTTCTCAACCTGGTCAAGTTAGACCATCCCGAAGGCAATTTTCCGGTAAGAGAATTATTGTAGAGCTCAATTTGAACAATACTATTAAGCTGGAAAATTGCACTTGGTATTGACCCAACTAGTCCATTATTGGACACATCAAAATTAGTCAATCGACTCAATTTCTCAATACTTTTTGGGATTGAACCAACAAGATTACACATGCTTAGCCATAATGTCTCAAGATTCGTTAAGTTACCGAGTTCAGGAGGAAACAGACTCGGTGCAAAAGGGTTGTAAGCAAGTTCAAGTGTCTTGAGACTCGTTACATTACCTAATGCAGCTGGAACTTCACCAGTTAGAATGTTCTCAGTCAGAATAAGAGTCTCTAGTTGCCTGAATCTTCCCAAACTTGCCGGAATATTCCCTGAAAAATAGCATCCACTAAGATCAAGGTACCTGCAATAAAAAGATCATAACatactattaaaaaaacaaataacaaaatcttcaataaaaatcataatattcattttgtttcatttgcattttttattcaaatactCAATACTAGTAATTCTGAGTTTCCAGTAAGTAAATCCAGGCGGATGATGTGTATTTAGCTGAATCATTGCTTACATCCTCTGCTACGAGATGTTTTGTGCACTGGACTATACTTTTCTATACATACCCATGTTATTTACGCTAACTATAGTTGCTATTTTTCGAAAATTTGAAGGAAATAAAACACAGGGGAATGTAAAATTGAGCTTCAAACTGAGTTACCTGAGGTAAGGAAGATCGGAAATAGTGTCAGGGATAGTTCCACCGATGAGATTCTGAGAAATGTCAAGGTACGTGAGGCTACCACATTCAGAAATAGAAACCGGAAGAGtagaattaataaaattattcgaAAGTGAGAGTGATGAAAGTGAAGTGAGATGGCAGAGGAAACCCGGAAAGGGTCCGACAAGAGATGCACCGGAGAGGTTAACAGCGATAACGGAGGGAGAATCTCCGGCGTCATTACAGGTAACACCTGTCCAGTTACATGGGGTAGGATCATTTTCATACCAAGTAGAAAATACCCCTTGATCTGAGCTAGACAACGAGTGTTTCAGTCTTTGAAGATACAACCCATCTTGATTTAAAGCAAAAATCAAAGGGAATGTACTCAGAAAGAAGAGTAAAAGTTTCATTTGCATGGTTTTTCATGTACGAGAAGAAGAAGGTGAAGAGATTTTTCTGTAACAATGGTGAAAATGGGTGTTTGTTGAGCTTGTTAAAATAGTGTAGTTGAAAAATGGcgaaaaaaaaattggagtgTTGTGTGGGACGATGAGGGTCGGTTTAATATGGACAGATAGTCCAACTTGTCTATTTGTGATGTgatctcatattcattatttgaCTGATATAAGTGTTTTTCCGCTAT
Proteins encoded in this window:
- the LOC101253604 gene encoding receptor-like protein kinase HSL1, producing MQMKLLLFFLSTFPLIFALNQDGLYLQRLKHSLSSSDQGVFSTWYENDPTPCNWTGVTCNDAGDSPSVIAVNLSGASLVGPFPGFLCHLTSLSSLSLSNNFINSTLPVSISECGSLTYLDISQNLIGGTIPDTISDLPYLRYLDLSGCYFSGNIPASLGRFRQLETLILTENILTGEVPAALGNVTSLKTLELAYNPFAPSLFPPELGNLTNLETLWLSMCNLVGSIPKSIEKLSRLTNFDVSNNGLVGSIPSAIFQLNSIVQIELYNNSLTGKLPSGWSNLTRLRRFDVSTNKLNGTIPNELCELPLESLNLFENQFEGLIPESIANSPNLYELKLFSNRFSGSLPSELGKNSALQYLDVSYNTFSGKIPESLCEIGALEDLIVIYNSFSGNIPASLGNCRSLLRIRFRSNKLFGEVPTDFWSLPHVYLLDLFGNAFSGNISHMISGAKNLSNLQISRNKFSGVIPSEVGKLKNLVEFSASHNELTGELPDTLVQLGQLGTLDLSFNELSGKIPLGIHTMKQLSELDLANNGFSGEIPEQIGTLPVLNYLDLSGNYFSGEIPLSLQSLKLNKLNLSNNQLSGMIPAVFDKGLYRDSFRGNPGLCQGVAGLCATKGRGQHEGYLWTLRAIYTVAGFVFLVGIAMFIWKYQKFKKIKKGNTMTKWTSFHKLGFSEFEIPVGLDEANVIGNGASGRVYKAVLSNGEAVAVKKLWERTVKDETPYGALESDKDEFEIEVETLGKIRHKNIVKLWCCCDTGDSKLLVYEYMPNGSLGDLLHSCKAKLLDWPLRFKIALDAAEGLSYLHHGCVPPIVHRDVKSNNILLDDEFGAKISDFGVAKIVKAGSKGGVESMSVIAGSCGYIAPEYAYTLHVNEKSDIYSFGVVILELVTGKRPVSPEFGEKDLTTWVHTTLNEKGVDQLLDPNLNSSFKKHICKVLDVGLCCLNQTPANRPSMHRVVKMLQESVPCNVPEIKNKNGKLSPQYFPKSV